One Thiocapsa sp. genomic window carries:
- the brxC gene encoding BREX system P-loop protein BrxC, whose translation MPPIKTLFANDIDRRIEEVIKVDQADETIIRDELAEYVVTSSILSHLLKIFEHYLATWQKPNEGIAVWISGFFGSGKSGFAKYIGLALANRYILGQGAGELLARRCKDTKARVLLTNIAEQIPTEAVIFDVSTDRGIRTGNQSITEIMYRLFLQSLGYARDLDLSELEITLEEAGGLDAFKAKYREVFAKDWDVEKGKIAIAVQQASRVMHALEPATYATADSWRESAMKRADITPGDLATRCMELMSRRRPGKTLLFVIDEVGQFVARDVQKMLDLQAVVQSFGRVGRGKLWILVTSQEKLTELVGGLDDRRVELARLMDRFPSELQVHLEPSDISEVTSQRVLAKNAEAEKTLRERFTEHRGRLTDNTRLTADITLPELTADAFIELYPLLPYQIDLIIQIVSGLRTQGGASKHVGGANRTIIKLAQQLLIHPDVDLANQPLGALARVDQIYDLVSGNIGSEIRAKIADIGTKIAHPLAQPVAKTICLLQYVRSVHRTAENIAAALHPAIDADSRLAEVRQALDALEKGLMVRRGDDGYRIPTPAEDDWERQRSGLVPKPGDTARLHAEAVTALWQPQPSHNLLDVKPFKAGLYLGERLAVEGDIPFHLTLAETGTECDRQVEEFRRRSQTETKAVFWVAAIGDAIDRETVELHRSKDILSRKERGAQTKDESALVAEEKIRQRRHQDEVRRLVKQSLLTGTIFFRGNDRSPDEGAGDVSRSAAKVLSQALPEVFDRFEEAAARVAKADLDALLTTENLRGLTPVYTDLGLVRDQVGKPTFNVETGVLAEVLARIENRTSYGETASGRWLTDEFAKEPFGWEFDTVRLLVIALLRAGKIEATSKGQVIDSALSLEARTNFTNNNLFRQASFRPRTTDCAFTDYIEAGEAYKTCFGKEIQEYDEALIAQAIRETSETHEETLREVVAQLDKHGLPGSEVIAAALSNIVGFRRQRDCQALKAFTACHQALKEAIKRGAELANALTEPALHDLGRARKALDSLWPFLEPEPDLGDADREHAERLKDLLARESFFRELPAIDQHTKALETAHQARLQQALDARARAYADAIQHLRGTPGWEDVGEDQRDRIAEPLATYAVAKAPNPSIPQLRADLDACPVRRDKAIEELMRLIDGNRVVKVSASSYFAGGIENEEQLDQALDGLKEQCLELIAAGKKVLVQ comes from the coding sequence ATGCCCCCAATCAAAACCCTCTTCGCCAACGATATCGATCGCCGCATCGAGGAGGTCATCAAGGTCGATCAGGCCGACGAGACGATCATCCGCGACGAGCTGGCTGAATACGTCGTCACCAGCTCCATCCTGTCGCATCTTCTGAAGATCTTCGAGCATTACCTGGCCACCTGGCAGAAACCCAACGAAGGCATCGCGGTTTGGATTTCGGGCTTCTTCGGCTCGGGCAAGTCCGGCTTCGCCAAGTACATCGGTCTCGCCCTCGCCAACCGGTACATCCTGGGGCAAGGTGCGGGGGAGCTGCTCGCCCGGCGCTGCAAGGACACCAAGGCCCGGGTCCTGCTGACCAACATCGCCGAGCAGATTCCCACCGAGGCGGTGATCTTCGATGTCTCCACCGACCGGGGCATCCGCACCGGCAATCAGAGCATCACCGAGATCATGTACCGGCTCTTCCTGCAGAGCCTGGGCTATGCGCGGGATCTCGATCTCTCGGAGCTGGAGATCACCTTGGAGGAAGCAGGCGGCCTCGACGCCTTCAAGGCGAAATATCGCGAGGTCTTCGCCAAGGACTGGGACGTCGAGAAGGGTAAGATCGCCATCGCCGTCCAGCAGGCGAGCCGCGTGATGCACGCCCTGGAGCCGGCCACCTATGCCACGGCCGATAGCTGGCGCGAATCGGCCATGAAACGCGCCGACATCACCCCGGGGGATCTGGCGACCCGATGCATGGAGCTGATGTCCCGTCGCCGGCCCGGCAAGACACTCCTGTTCGTGATCGACGAGGTCGGTCAGTTCGTCGCCCGCGACGTGCAGAAGATGCTCGATCTCCAAGCGGTCGTGCAAAGCTTCGGGCGGGTCGGACGCGGCAAGCTGTGGATCCTGGTCACCTCCCAGGAAAAGCTGACGGAGCTCGTGGGCGGTCTGGACGATCGCCGCGTCGAGCTCGCCCGCCTCATGGACCGCTTCCCGTCCGAGCTTCAGGTCCACCTGGAGCCCTCGGATATTTCGGAGGTCACCAGCCAGCGCGTGCTCGCGAAGAATGCCGAAGCCGAAAAGACGCTGCGTGAGCGCTTCACGGAACACCGCGGGCGCCTGACCGACAACACCCGCCTCACCGCCGACATCACTCTGCCGGAGCTGACGGCCGACGCCTTCATCGAGCTCTATCCGCTGCTCCCCTATCAGATCGACCTCATTATCCAGATCGTCTCCGGCCTGCGCACCCAGGGCGGGGCGAGCAAGCATGTGGGCGGCGCCAACCGCACCATCATCAAGCTCGCTCAGCAATTGCTCATCCACCCGGACGTGGATCTGGCCAATCAACCACTCGGCGCCCTGGCGCGGGTGGACCAGATCTACGACCTCGTCTCCGGCAACATCGGCAGCGAGATTCGCGCGAAGATCGCGGATATCGGCACCAAGATCGCGCACCCGCTCGCCCAGCCGGTGGCAAAGACCATCTGCCTGCTGCAGTACGTGCGCAGCGTTCACCGTACGGCGGAGAACATCGCCGCCGCGCTGCATCCGGCGATCGATGCCGATTCACGCCTGGCCGAGGTCCGCCAGGCCCTCGATGCGCTGGAAAAGGGTCTCATGGTCCGCCGCGGCGACGACGGCTACCGGATTCCTACCCCCGCCGAGGATGACTGGGAACGCCAGCGCTCCGGTCTGGTCCCCAAACCCGGCGATACCGCCCGCCTGCACGCGGAGGCCGTCACTGCACTCTGGCAGCCGCAACCCTCCCACAACCTGCTCGACGTCAAACCCTTCAAGGCCGGCTTGTATCTTGGCGAGCGGTTGGCGGTGGAGGGGGACATCCCGTTCCATCTGACCCTGGCCGAGACCGGGACCGAATGCGATCGACAGGTGGAGGAGTTCCGTCGTCGCAGCCAGACCGAGACCAAGGCCGTGTTCTGGGTTGCCGCGATCGGCGACGCCATCGACCGCGAGACCGTCGAGCTCCACCGCTCCAAGGACATTCTGTCGCGCAAGGAGCGTGGCGCCCAGACCAAGGACGAGTCCGCCTTGGTGGCGGAGGAGAAGATCCGCCAGCGTCGCCATCAGGACGAGGTCCGGCGTCTCGTCAAACAGTCCCTGCTCACCGGCACCATCTTCTTTCGGGGCAATGACCGCAGCCCGGACGAGGGCGCCGGCGACGTGTCGCGGAGCGCTGCCAAGGTCCTGTCCCAAGCGCTTCCGGAGGTCTTCGACCGCTTCGAGGAGGCCGCCGCGCGGGTCGCCAAGGCTGATCTGGACGCCCTCTTGACCACCGAGAATCTGCGCGGACTGACGCCCGTCTACACGGACCTCGGTCTGGTCCGGGACCAGGTCGGCAAGCCCACCTTCAATGTCGAGACTGGCGTACTGGCCGAGGTGCTGGCCCGCATCGAGAACCGCACCAGTTACGGCGAGACCGCTAGCGGGCGTTGGCTGACCGACGAGTTTGCCAAGGAACCCTTCGGCTGGGAGTTCGATACCGTGCGGCTCCTCGTCATCGCGTTGCTGCGTGCCGGCAAGATCGAGGCGACCAGCAAGGGACAGGTGATCGACTCCGCCCTGTCGCTCGAGGCGCGGACGAATTTCACCAACAACAACCTGTTCCGTCAGGCATCCTTCCGTCCGCGGACCACCGACTGCGCGTTCACCGATTACATCGAGGCCGGCGAAGCCTACAAGACCTGCTTCGGCAAAGAGATTCAGGAGTACGACGAGGCTCTGATTGCTCAGGCCATTCGCGAGACCAGCGAGACTCATGAAGAGACCCTGCGGGAGGTCGTCGCCCAGCTCGACAAACATGGGCTGCCCGGGAGCGAGGTGATTGCCGCGGCACTGAGCAACATCGTGGGCTTTCGCCGCCAGCGTGATTGTCAGGCGCTCAAGGCATTCACTGCCTGCCATCAGGCGCTGAAAGAGGCCATCAAGCGGGGTGCCGAGCTTGCCAACGCATTGACGGAGCCCGCGCTCCACGACCTGGGCCGAGCACGTAAGGCGCTGGACAGCCTCTGGCCCTTCCTGGAGCCCGAGCCCGATCTCGGCGACGCCGACCGGGAACACGCCGAGCGGCTCAAGGACCTGCTGGCCCGGGAATCCTTCTTCCGCGAGCTGCCGGCCATCGACCAGCACACCAAGGCACTGGAGACCGCCCACCAAGCCCGCCTGCAACAGGCGCTCGACGCCCGTGCCCGGGCTTACGCCGACGCCATCCAACACCTGCGCGGCACGCCCGGCTGGGAGGATGTCGGCGAGGACCAACGCGACCGCATCGCCGAGCCGCTGGCGACTTACGCGGTTGCGAAGGCGCCCAACCCGTCGATACCCCAGCTCCGAGCGGACCTCGACGCCTGCCCCGTGCGTCGCGACAAGGCCATCGAGGAGCTCATGCGTTTGATCGACGGCAACCGCGTGGTGAAGGTCTCGGCATCGAGCTACTTCGCCGGCGGTATCGAGAACGAGGAACAGCTCGATCAGGCGCTCGACGGGCTCAAGGAGCAATGTCTGGAGTTGATCGCTGCGGGCAAGAAAGTGCTGGTGCAATGA
- a CDS encoding four helix bundle protein, translating to MADRGHRSLRVWHLAMDLAGTVYQATSSFPRDELYGLVSQMRRSAVSIPSNIAEGYGRGGKDYARFVTIAYGSLLELETQTELSRRLGFLSPDQEPKLLNATAEIGRMLNALRASLLNPAPRTPNPEPRTPNPNP from the coding sequence TTGGCTGATCGTGGTCATCGGAGTCTGCGTGTTTGGCATCTGGCGATGGATCTGGCGGGCACCGTTTATCAGGCGACGTCTTCGTTTCCGCGCGACGAGTTATACGGGCTCGTTTCACAGATGCGGCGCTCGGCAGTGTCGATTCCTTCGAACATCGCCGAGGGCTATGGGCGCGGCGGTAAGGACTATGCACGATTCGTCACGATCGCCTACGGTTCTCTCCTGGAGCTGGAGACCCAAACCGAGCTTTCCCGTCGCCTCGGTTTTTTGAGTCCCGATCAAGAACCCAAACTCCTGAACGCCACAGCAGAAATCGGCCGCATGCTCAACGCCCTCCGCGCATCGCTCCTGAACCCCGCACCCCGAACCCCGAACCCCGAACCCCGAACCCCGAACCCCAATCCCTGA
- a CDS encoding BREX protein BrxB domain-containing protein encodes MPDWKERLTRQLEPVLMQPDPRQQLSAYHDMPYAIFRYPPEEEFGVRRQVSLLRTRLEQSGKRVTIISLAECLATALEAEDMGPDALVDAEKSVGLEATVDTIFQILSEYQPLDELVARRIPDAADPLRDLVFIVRAGALFPVYRTSALLEQIKGKVQVPAVLFYPGELDGAAGLRFMGVLDAEHNYRPKIF; translated from the coding sequence ATGCCCGATTGGAAAGAGCGTCTGACCCGGCAGCTTGAACCTGTGCTGATGCAACCGGACCCCCGGCAGCAGCTCAGCGCATACCACGACATGCCCTACGCCATCTTCCGCTATCCGCCGGAGGAGGAGTTCGGGGTACGTCGGCAGGTCTCGCTGCTGCGCACGCGGCTGGAGCAGTCCGGTAAACGGGTGACGATCATCTCGCTCGCCGAGTGTCTCGCCACAGCGCTGGAAGCGGAAGACATGGGTCCCGACGCGCTCGTCGACGCGGAGAAATCGGTCGGTCTCGAGGCAACGGTCGACACCATCTTCCAGATCCTGAGTGAGTACCAACCGCTCGATGAGTTGGTCGCTCGACGCATCCCCGACGCCGCCGATCCGCTGCGCGACCTGGTCTTCATCGTCCGTGCAGGTGCCCTCTTCCCCGTCTACCGCACATCCGCGCTGCTGGAGCAGATCAAGGGCAAGGTCCAGGTGCCCGCTGTCCTGTTCTACCCCGGCGAACTGGACGGCGCCGCGGGTCTGCGGTTCATGGGCGTGCTGGATGCCGAGCACAATTATCGGCCGAAGATTTTTTGA
- a CDS encoding BrxA family protein — translation MEARSNVVSSFTIVKGALIPQTYAVFRGWDDTLSKAENLKRARLENTMGATSANWALNVGKVLNRRFDPAGRDRALVALAKAGCDPEIWKPLLLFHMTRDEFLVRDFLVNWLYPQFTAGAYRLRAADVMPYLQGLSKKKGIAWSGHWSESTSKRVASGLLRIAADFGLLQGLQAREFASYHLPEQSFLYLLHAMMEREANARRVIDAEDWRMYLMEAADVERELLRLHQFRKLHYEVAGSLAQIKLPAASAADYAKELC, via the coding sequence ATGGAGGCCCGATCCAACGTCGTCTCCTCCTTCACTATCGTCAAAGGCGCTCTCATCCCCCAGACCTATGCGGTTTTTCGTGGATGGGACGACACGCTTTCCAAGGCCGAGAATCTCAAGCGTGCGCGCCTTGAAAACACGATGGGTGCCACGAGTGCGAATTGGGCGCTGAATGTCGGCAAAGTCCTCAACCGTCGCTTCGACCCCGCAGGACGCGACCGCGCGCTGGTCGCTCTGGCCAAGGCCGGCTGTGACCCGGAGATCTGGAAACCGCTGCTGCTCTTCCACATGACCCGCGACGAGTTCCTGGTCCGTGATTTCCTCGTCAACTGGCTCTACCCACAGTTCACTGCCGGCGCTTACCGCCTGCGCGCAGCAGATGTGATGCCTTACCTTCAGGGACTGAGCAAGAAAAAGGGCATCGCCTGGTCCGGGCACTGGAGCGAAAGCACGTCCAAACGTGTGGCCTCGGGATTGCTGCGCATCGCGGCCGACTTCGGGCTTTTGCAGGGCCTGCAGGCGCGCGAATTTGCCTCCTATCATCTGCCCGAGCAGAGTTTCCTCTATCTGCTGCATGCCATGATGGAGCGTGAGGCCAACGCACGACGGGTCATCGATGCCGAGGATTGGCGGATGTATTTGATGGAGGCCGCCGACGTCGAGCGCGAGCTGCTGCGTCTGCACCAGTTTCGCAAGCTGCATTACGAGGTTGCCGGGAGTCTCGCCCAAATCAAGCTGCCGGCGGCATCCGCGGCCGACTACGCGAAGGAGCTCTGCTGA
- a CDS encoding BrxE family protein, producing the protein MEAAVNQDASKRDPRVDLERLLKLRLIVARHGEMDRAGWWNTNGILGRHGALALQRGFPSTHHFAQARIAFAVARSRCHALFDPPGCMTLWSLPARIEDQFEEHWQDWLDQGERWSPFFAQLASTDHKDLLVTLAEAGLVDQRHLDAVGQLRRSAEGRSVPLPGTHQPNDETITLLAAGFAKGERGHPAIAYARLEE; encoded by the coding sequence ATGGAAGCAGCAGTGAACCAGGACGCATCCAAAAGAGACCCCCGCGTCGATCTGGAGCGGCTCCTCAAGCTCCGACTGATCGTCGCCCGTCACGGGGAGATGGACAGGGCAGGCTGGTGGAACACCAACGGAATCCTCGGCCGACATGGCGCGCTGGCGCTGCAGCGCGGCTTCCCCTCGACCCATCATTTCGCCCAGGCTCGGATCGCCTTTGCGGTCGCGCGCAGCCGTTGCCATGCGCTTTTCGACCCGCCGGGTTGCATGACGCTCTGGAGCCTCCCCGCCCGGATCGAGGATCAATTCGAGGAGCACTGGCAGGACTGGTTGGACCAGGGCGAACGCTGGTCCCCTTTCTTTGCTCAGTTGGCATCCACGGACCACAAGGATCTGCTCGTGACGCTCGCCGAGGCTGGACTCGTCGACCAACGTCACCTGGATGCGGTCGGCCAGTTGCGCCGCTCGGCCGAGGGGCGATCGGTCCCCTTGCCCGGTACCCACCAACCCAACGACGAGACGATCACCCTTCTGGCGGCTGGTTTCGCCAAGGGCGAACGGGGTCATCCGGCCATTGCGTACGCGCGGCTCGAGGAGTGA
- the glmS gene encoding glutamine--fructose-6-phosphate transaminase (isomerizing), protein MCGIVGAIAQRPVSAILLEGLRRLEYRGYDSAGIAVLEAPCRLNRARTLGKVARLAEAVAERSLPGTLGIAHTRWATHGEPATRNAHPHVCRDRCLVVHNGIIENHEELRREQTAAGHRFTSETDTEVVVHAVFDQLEAGHALLDAVRLATTRLRGAYALGVIDAQDGEHLVAARQGSPLVIGVGFGEHFIASDVFALLPVTNRFIFLEEGDIAELTRESVRIWDRDGNLVVRPVKTSAVSADAAERGEYRHFMLKEIFEQPRAIADTLEGRLVGTRVLPESFGNLAPEIFARVKAVTLVACGTSYHAALVARYWIEALAGLPCTVEVASEYRYRKQVVPPDALFVTLSQSGETADTLAALRLAKSSGYAATLAICNVPESSLVRESDLVLLTHAGPEIGVASTKAFTTQLVSLLLMTVALGHENALSDTDEAHVVALLRALPGKVDAVLELDERIAALAEVFVDKQHTLFLGRGEQYPIAMEGALKLKEISYIHAEAYPAGELKHGPLALIDEQMPVVAVAPNNALLEKLKSNLEEVRARGGQLYVFADLQVPMVEEEGVTVIRLPETDDLIDPIIFTIPLQLLAYHVAVLKGTDVDQPRNLAKSVTVE, encoded by the coding sequence ATGTGCGGTATCGTCGGTGCGATCGCCCAACGTCCGGTCTCGGCCATCCTGCTGGAAGGCCTGCGGCGGCTTGAGTATCGGGGCTACGACTCCGCGGGCATTGCGGTGCTCGAGGCACCCTGCCGTCTCAACCGCGCCCGCACCCTCGGGAAGGTCGCGCGTCTGGCCGAGGCGGTCGCCGAGCGGTCGTTGCCCGGCACGCTGGGCATCGCGCATACGCGCTGGGCGACCCATGGCGAGCCGGCCACCCGCAACGCCCATCCCCACGTCTGTCGCGACCGCTGCCTGGTCGTGCACAACGGGATCATCGAAAATCACGAAGAGCTGCGTCGCGAGCAAACCGCCGCGGGCCACCGCTTCACCTCGGAGACCGACACGGAGGTCGTCGTCCACGCCGTTTTCGACCAGCTCGAGGCCGGCCATGCCCTGCTCGATGCCGTGCGTCTGGCGACGACACGCCTGCGCGGCGCCTATGCCCTCGGCGTCATCGATGCGCAGGATGGCGAACATCTCGTCGCGGCACGCCAAGGGAGCCCTCTGGTCATCGGGGTCGGATTCGGCGAGCATTTCATTGCCTCCGATGTCTTCGCCCTGCTGCCCGTGACCAATCGCTTCATCTTCCTCGAAGAGGGCGATATCGCCGAGCTGACCCGCGAATCGGTCCGCATCTGGGACCGCGACGGCAACCTCGTCGTGCGGCCGGTGAAGACCTCCGCCGTCTCGGCCGATGCCGCCGAGCGTGGCGAGTACCGCCACTTCATGCTCAAGGAGATCTTCGAGCAGCCGCGTGCGATCGCCGACACGCTCGAAGGTCGCTTGGTCGGTACCCGCGTCCTGCCGGAGAGCTTCGGCAATCTGGCCCCGGAGATTTTCGCTCGAGTCAAGGCGGTGACCCTGGTCGCCTGCGGCACCAGCTACCATGCCGCCTTGGTCGCGCGCTATTGGATCGAGGCCCTCGCCGGCCTGCCCTGCACCGTCGAGGTCGCGAGCGAGTACCGCTATCGCAAACAGGTGGTGCCGCCCGACGCACTCTTCGTGACACTCTCCCAATCGGGCGAGACGGCCGATACGCTCGCGGCGCTGCGTCTGGCGAAGTCCTCGGGCTATGCGGCGACGCTGGCCATCTGCAATGTCCCCGAAAGCTCCCTGGTCCGCGAGTCCGACCTGGTGCTGCTCACCCATGCCGGCCCCGAGATCGGCGTCGCCTCCACCAAGGCGTTTACCACCCAACTGGTGTCCTTGTTGCTGATGACCGTGGCGCTCGGCCACGAAAACGCGCTGAGCGATACCGACGAGGCCCATGTGGTCGCGCTGTTGCGAGCGCTCCCAGGCAAGGTCGATGCCGTGCTGGAGCTCGACGAGCGGATCGCCGCCCTTGCCGAGGTCTTCGTCGACAAGCAGCACACGCTCTTCCTCGGACGCGGCGAGCAATACCCGATCGCCATGGAAGGCGCGCTCAAGCTCAAAGAGATCTCCTACATCCATGCCGAGGCATACCCGGCGGGCGAGCTCAAGCATGGCCCCCTTGCCTTGATCGACGAGCAAATGCCCGTGGTCGCCGTCGCACCCAACAATGCCCTGCTCGAAAAGCTCAAATCCAATCTCGAAGAGGTCCGCGCACGCGGCGGCCAACTCTATGTCTTCGCCGACCTGCAAGTCCCCATGGTCGAAGAGGAAGGTGTCACCGTCATCCGTCTCCCCGAGACCGACGATCTGATCGACCCCATCATCTTCACGATTCCGCTGCAGCTCCTTGCCTATCACGTTGCCGTCCTCAAGGGGACCGATGTGGATCAGCCGCGCAATCTGGCGAAATCCGTAACAGTCGAATAG
- the glmU gene encoding bifunctional UDP-N-acetylglucosamine diphosphorylase/glucosamine-1-phosphate N-acetyltransferase GlmU produces the protein MRLGVVILAAGLGKRMRSALPKVLHPLAGKPLLAHVLDTAAAIGAERIVTVYGHGGDQVRTALADTGCLWVEQAEQLGTGHAVIQAMPQVADMDRVLILYGDVPLISAETLNRLRHVAADTELGILTADVPDPAGYGRILRDSRGRVVGIVEEKDATPEQRAVTEINTGILVADRSRLDGWLARIGNDNVQGEYYLTDVTALAAAEGVAVASTRPGRLAEVAGVNDRVQLAALERDYQRHAAEDLMRSGVTLADPSRFDLRGVLQAEPDVVIDINCVFEGLVRLSSGTRIGPNCLLKDCSIGPDTHVLANSVIEGASVGAHARIGPFARLRPDTRLADHTHVGNFVEIKKTSLGTGSKANHLAYLGDAEIGAGVNVGAGTITCNYDGANKSVTRIEDGAFIGSNTALVAPVRVGAGATIGAGSVIARDTPADQLTLTRAPQRSIPGWARPRKRPAP, from the coding sequence ATGAGGCTTGGAGTCGTGATCTTGGCGGCGGGGCTCGGCAAGCGGATGCGCTCCGCCCTGCCGAAGGTCCTTCATCCCTTGGCCGGGAAGCCATTGCTTGCCCATGTCCTGGACACCGCTGCGGCGATCGGCGCCGAACGCATCGTCACCGTCTACGGTCACGGCGGCGATCAGGTTCGCACCGCGCTGGCCGATACCGGATGCCTCTGGGTCGAGCAGGCCGAGCAATTGGGCACCGGACACGCCGTCATCCAGGCCATGCCCCAGGTCGCGGACATGGATCGTGTCTTGATCCTTTACGGCGACGTGCCGCTCATCTCGGCCGAGACCTTGAATCGTCTGCGCCACGTTGCGGCGGATACCGAGCTCGGGATCCTGACTGCCGATGTCCCGGATCCCGCCGGTTACGGACGGATCCTGCGCGACAGCCGCGGCAGGGTCGTCGGGATCGTCGAGGAAAAGGACGCGACACCCGAACAGCGCGCGGTCACCGAGATCAACACAGGCATTCTGGTCGCGGACCGATCGAGGCTCGACGGCTGGCTCGCCCGCATCGGCAACGACAACGTCCAGGGCGAATACTATCTCACCGACGTGACCGCGCTGGCCGCGGCCGAGGGCGTGGCGGTTGCATCGACCCGGCCCGGACGGCTCGCGGAGGTCGCCGGGGTCAACGACCGGGTTCAACTCGCGGCCCTCGAGCGCGACTATCAGCGCCATGCCGCGGAAGACCTCATGCGCTCGGGCGTGACCTTGGCGGATCCGTCGCGGTTCGATCTGCGCGGCGTCCTTCAAGCCGAGCCGGATGTCGTGATCGACATCAACTGCGTGTTCGAGGGCCTGGTCCGGCTCTCGAGCGGCACGCGTATCGGCCCCAACTGTCTCCTCAAGGACTGCAGCATCGGCCCCGACACCCACGTCCTGGCCAACTCGGTGATCGAGGGTGCCTCCGTCGGGGCCCACGCGCGGATCGGTCCGTTCGCGCGACTGCGTCCCGACACCCGACTTGCCGACCACACCCATGTCGGCAATTTCGTGGAGATCAAAAAGACCAGCCTCGGCACCGGGAGCAAGGCCAACCATCTGGCCTATCTGGGCGACGCCGAGATCGGCGCCGGCGTGAATGTCGGCGCGGGAACCATCACCTGCAACTACGACGGCGCCAACAAGTCGGTCACCCGGATCGAAGACGGGGCCTTTATCGGATCCAATACCGCTCTGGTCGCGCCCGTGCGGGTCGGCGCCGGCGCGACCATCGGCGCCGGTTCCGTGATTGCGCGCGACACCCCGGCGGACCAACTCACGCTGACGCGCGCCCCGCAAAGGTCGATTCCGGGATGGGCGCGGCCTCGGAAGCGGCCCGCCCCCTGA
- a CDS encoding peptidylprolyl isomerase: MTEQLISAGKLVALTYRIEDGQGNILEQTDIPVSYIHGGQTELIGGMGAAVDGRCAGDAVELVLGPDQGFGAHDPDLIFTDASENVPPEFRFVGAEVQMENEAGETRQFHVTRIEDGKLTLDGNHPLAGKTLRVHVRIEEVREPTHAELTADLGEGGMLPGGGLH; the protein is encoded by the coding sequence ATGACCGAACAGCTCATCAGTGCCGGCAAGCTTGTCGCACTGACCTACCGAATCGAAGACGGGCAGGGCAACATCCTGGAGCAGACCGACATCCCGGTCAGCTATATTCACGGCGGTCAGACCGAGCTGATCGGCGGCATGGGTGCGGCCGTCGACGGGCGCTGTGCCGGCGACGCGGTCGAGCTGGTCCTGGGGCCGGATCAAGGCTTCGGCGCGCATGATCCCGACCTGATCTTTACCGACGCCTCGGAGAACGTGCCGCCCGAATTCAGATTCGTCGGTGCCGAGGTGCAGATGGAGAACGAGGCCGGGGAAACGCGCCAGTTCCACGTCACCCGGATCGAGGACGGCAAGCTCACCCTCGACGGTAACCATCCGCTCGCCGGCAAGACCCTGCGCGTGCATGTCCGGATCGAGGAGGTGCGCGAACCGACACATGCGGAGTTGACGGCGGACCTTGGCGAGGGTGGTATGCTTCCCGGCGGCGGTTTGCACTGA
- a CDS encoding F0F1 ATP synthase subunit epsilon, whose protein sequence is MAMTIHVDIVSAEGAIHSGKAAMVYATAELGEVGIAPRHTAFISRLKPGDVRVEDEHGEQEHFYVSGGMLEVQPHVVTVLADTAIRARDLDEAAALDAKRRAEEALAGQTAQFEYAKAQAELAEAIAQLRAIEKLRKMKG, encoded by the coding sequence ATGGCGATGACAATTCACGTCGATATCGTAAGCGCCGAAGGGGCGATTCACTCGGGTAAGGCGGCCATGGTGTACGCAACCGCCGAGCTGGGCGAGGTCGGTATCGCGCCGCGGCATACCGCCTTCATCAGCCGTCTGAAGCCGGGTGACGTGCGGGTCGAGGACGAGCATGGCGAGCAGGAGCATTTCTATGTCTCCGGCGGCATGCTCGAGGTCCAGCCGCATGTCGTGACCGTCTTGGCCGATACCGCGATCCGTGCGCGTGACCTCGACGAGGCCGCGGCACTCGACGCCAAGCGCCGTGCCGAGGAGGCATTGGCCGGTCAAACCGCTCAGTTCGAGTACGCCAAGGCGCAAGCCGAGCTGGCCGAGGCGATCGCACAGTTGCGCGCAATCGAGAAGCTTCGCAAGATGAAGGGGTAA